The Nitratidesulfovibrio sp. genome window below encodes:
- a CDS encoding phosphodiester glycosidase family protein, whose protein sequence is MTVTAPLPAAPARPALPGFRRPGIRTRALRKAAAMLAMLGLLLAAAPARADEAPGWTELDTGLQLGIFSAPDAPDGPERIVALRIDPAYYEFSLHTTSEEGQPALSLAEWARRHDLNAVVNASMYLPDARTSTGYLRNGEHLNNPRIGGNLGAFFVFGPQSPDLPQADLLDRTVDPWETLLPQYRGAVQNYRLIGANRRILWPQGGPLYSVAAVGQDGSGAILFLHCREPLTAWRFATILLALPLDIRDVMYVEGGPQAGLYLRTPVRTDIWMGRHMADFWSGGNAAAPLPNVLGARRKATPPQPGLFPDKRERPMPQF, encoded by the coding sequence ATGACCGTCACCGCACCGCTCCCTGCCGCGCCCGCGCGCCCTGCCCTGCCCGGCTTCCGCCGCCCAGGCATCCGCACGCGCGCCCTGCGCAAGGCGGCGGCCATGCTGGCGATGCTGGGCCTGTTGCTGGCAGCGGCCCCGGCGCGGGCGGACGAGGCCCCCGGCTGGACGGAACTGGACACCGGGCTGCAACTGGGCATCTTTTCCGCGCCCGACGCGCCCGACGGCCCCGAGCGCATCGTGGCCCTGCGCATCGACCCTGCCTACTACGAATTCAGCCTGCACACCACGTCGGAAGAGGGCCAACCCGCCCTGTCGCTGGCCGAATGGGCCCGCCGCCACGACCTGAACGCGGTGGTCAACGCCAGCATGTACCTGCCCGACGCGCGCACCAGCACAGGTTACCTGCGCAACGGCGAACACCTGAACAACCCGCGCATCGGGGGCAACCTGGGGGCGTTCTTCGTGTTCGGGCCGCAGTCGCCCGATCTGCCCCAGGCCGACCTGCTGGACCGTACCGTCGACCCATGGGAAACGCTGTTGCCGCAGTACCGGGGAGCGGTGCAGAACTACCGGCTCATCGGGGCCAACCGGCGCATCCTGTGGCCGCAGGGCGGGCCGCTGTACTCGGTGGCCGCCGTGGGCCAGGACGGCAGCGGGGCCATCCTGTTCCTGCATTGCCGCGAACCGCTCACGGCGTGGCGCTTCGCCACCATCCTGCTGGCGCTGCCCCTCGACATCCGCGACGTGATGTACGTGGAGGGCGGCCCGCAGGCCGGGCTGTACCTGCGCACCCCCGTGCGCACCGACATCTGGATGGGCCGTCACATGGCCGACTTCTGGAGCGGCGGCAACGCGGCGGCTCCCCTGCCCAACGTGCTGGGCGCGCGGCGCAAGGCCACGCCACCGCAGCCCGGCCTGTTCCCCGACAAGCGCGAACGGCCCATGCCGCAATTCTAG
- a CDS encoding dienelactone hydrolase family protein — protein MDTKDAEMGAWSGTVGLFADDTLAWAGRTVAYAAPASSASSASSASSASSAGAAGPDGGTVDCEGRLFLPGGFGVAAEEGQPGGVPGVLLLHEYTGLGGYLFRSAAQLVRAGYAVLCADLYGTALRPTDFEQARACLRPLRDDRALLHLRARAGLDALAGVPGVDAGRLLAMGFSLGGGATLELVRAGAPLRGAVSMYGYLASSQPVVPGAAHCPVLVHLAGHDHVIPLGDIEPFVREMASASVDCRVVLHAGAGHGFCNAAYGTDFDAGASWHCPRTEARAWDDVLRFFAECLEDR, from the coding sequence ATGGACACAAAGGATGCCGAAATGGGCGCGTGGAGCGGGACCGTCGGGTTGTTTGCCGACGATACCCTGGCGTGGGCGGGCAGGACGGTGGCCTATGCCGCGCCCGCCAGTTCTGCCAGTTCCGCTAGTTCTGCCAGTTCTGCCAGTTCCGCCGGGGCTGCGGGACCGGACGGCGGTACGGTGGACTGCGAGGGGCGCTTGTTTCTGCCGGGCGGGTTCGGGGTTGCCGCTGAAGAAGGGCAGCCCGGCGGCGTGCCCGGTGTACTGCTGCTGCACGAATACACCGGCCTTGGCGGCTACCTGTTTCGCAGTGCCGCGCAATTGGTGCGGGCCGGGTATGCCGTGCTGTGCGCCGACCTGTACGGTACCGCCTTGCGTCCGACAGATTTCGAGCAGGCCCGCGCCTGCCTGCGCCCGTTGCGTGACGACAGGGCGCTGCTGCACCTGCGCGCGCGGGCCGGGCTGGATGCCTTGGCCGGTGTACCCGGCGTGGATGCGGGCCGTTTGCTGGCCATGGGGTTTTCGCTGGGCGGCGGGGCAACGCTGGAACTGGTCCGTGCCGGCGCCCCCCTGCGCGGCGCCGTCAGCATGTACGGCTATCTTGCCTCGTCGCAACCGGTGGTGCCCGGCGCGGCGCATTGCCCGGTGCTGGTGCATCTGGCCGGGCACGACCATGTCATTCCCCTGGGCGACATCGAGCCCTTTGTCCGCGAGATGGCCAGCGCCAGCGTGGACTGCCGGGTGGTGCTGCACGCGGGCGCGGGCCACGGATTCTGCAATGCGGCGTACGGAACGGACTTCGATGCCGGAGCGTCGTGGCATTGCCCGCGTACGGAGGCCAGGGCATGGGATGACGTGCTGCGCTTTTTCGCGGAGTGTCTGGAGGATCGTTGA